Sequence from the Marinihelvus fidelis genome:
AGCACCTTGGCATCGTGCTGCCGGGCCGCCTGCCGCGCGGCATCCTCCAGCGAAATCGCCCACGCCGAAGATGCCGCGGCCAGGGCCAGCAGCGCCGTCAACAGCAGCGTGTTCAGTCGACTCATCATGGACGCAATTCTAGCCCATCCACCTGAACCGCATCTGAACCGGGTGACGTTGGCTTCGACCCGGCCCTGGCTGTGGGGGGATGACCTCTTTTGGGGCTCCGAAGTCCGCTTCGCTGCCAGTCGCCCCAAAAGAGGTCATCCCCCCACA
This genomic interval carries:
- a CDS encoding PepSY domain-containing protein, which translates into the protein MMSRLNTLLLTALLALAAASSAWAISLEDAARQAARQHDAKVLSARTINRDGRRVHEIKLLTRNGVVKTVYVPEDS